The following are encoded together in the Deltaproteobacteria bacterium genome:
- the dnaJ gene encoding molecular chaperone DnaJ gives MQDFYDVLGVTRDASPQDLKRAYRKLAMKFHPDKNPGNRQAEERFKEATQAYKVLANQEQRKQYDMFGHDGPGNSGADQAAAPNSGASSPGAPPRGGKVSDVFGDIFGDFFKRKNKDSGPRRGKDTKQTIRIPFKTAISGGERVIDIERVDLCAACDGKGYPPDALATNCGACSGAGSISVQQGLFSVRQPCTYCRGVGRVVTTPCEVCDGGGSVERLRQLPVKIPPGADNGTVLRYPGEGEPSGTGGPPGDLRVVISVRPHPVFERNGDTIIVELPITLCEAALGTQIDVPTIDGKVKLKIPAGTQSGRQFTFRGQGAPRLPDGGRGDQHVRVVVETPVELTKDQKKLIQEMGKQDDDKHYPNRRQFRRKRNS, from the coding sequence ATGCAAGACTTCTACGACGTACTTGGGGTCACACGAGACGCTTCCCCTCAAGATCTAAAGCGCGCTTATCGCAAACTTGCGATGAAGTTTCACCCCGACAAGAATCCAGGCAACCGCCAAGCAGAAGAACGCTTTAAAGAGGCCACTCAGGCCTACAAAGTGCTGGCCAATCAAGAGCAGCGCAAACAATACGACATGTTTGGTCATGACGGACCAGGCAACTCAGGAGCCGACCAGGCCGCGGCGCCCAACTCCGGAGCCAGCAGTCCGGGAGCCCCGCCACGTGGCGGCAAAGTATCCGATGTATTTGGGGATATTTTTGGCGACTTTTTTAAACGGAAAAATAAGGACAGTGGTCCAAGGCGCGGTAAGGACACCAAGCAAACCATCCGAATCCCGTTTAAGACCGCGATTTCAGGCGGAGAGCGGGTCATCGATATCGAGCGAGTTGACCTCTGTGCTGCCTGCGACGGCAAAGGCTATCCCCCGGATGCGCTCGCAACCAATTGCGGTGCTTGCTCCGGCGCCGGAAGTATCAGCGTCCAACAGGGTCTTTTTTCCGTTCGGCAACCTTGTACTTACTGCCGCGGCGTCGGCCGGGTAGTCACCACTCCATGTGAGGTGTGTGACGGTGGCGGTTCTGTGGAACGCCTTCGGCAACTTCCCGTCAAAATTCCTCCCGGGGCTGATAATGGTACGGTCCTTCGCTACCCCGGCGAAGGCGAGCCAAGTGGAACTGGCGGTCCGCCCGGCGATCTACGGGTGGTCATCTCGGTGAGACCCCACCCGGTGTTCGAGCGCAACGGGGATACCATCATTGTTGAATTACCCATAACATTGTGCGAAGCGGCGCTGGGCACACAAATTGACGTTCCCACAATTGACGGTAAGGTTAAGCTTAAAATACCCGCGGGCACACAAAGTGGTCGCCAATTTACATTTCGTGGTCAAGGCGCTCCCAGATTGCCTGATGGAGGCCGCGGCGATCAACACGTCAGAGTTGTCGTAGAAACTCCGGTGGAATTGACTAAAGACCAAAAAAAGTTAATTCAAGAGATGGGTAAGCAAGATGATGATAAACATTACCCGAACCGACGTCAGTTTCGAAGGAAGCGCAACAGCTGA
- the dnaK gene encoding molecular chaperone DnaK, translated as MSKTIGIDLGTTNSCVAVMEGSKPVVIPNNEGARTTPSVVAFTDKGDRLVGQIAKRQSVTNAENTVYSVKRFIGRRFDDEEVQRDKSRTPFEIVASDRGDAWVAARGKQYSPPEISAFVLQKMKATAEEYIGSEITSAVITVPAYFNDSQRQATRDAGRIAGLSVERIINEPTAAALAYGLDQLEGNKRVAVYDLGGGTFDISILELSEGVFNVRSTNGDTHLGGEDFDYVIMEHLCDQFQKETGVDLTQDRMAMQRIKEAAEKAKHELSSTTETEINLPFITADDSGPKHLSLTMKRETLEELTISLIKKSLIPCGQALEDAGLTIEDIDEILLVGGMTRMPLVQREVSAFFDKAPNREINPDEVVAIGAGIQGAVLSGDIKDVLLLDVTPLSLGVETAGGVFTALINRNTTVPTRKSQVFSTALDNQSMVNVHVLQGERPMATDNQSLARFELIGIPPAPRGVPQIEVTFELDANGIVSVSAQDLGTGRSQSVRITAQSGLTDDEIGSIIDDAGAHREQDMARKQAAELTNSARTLIYTTEQSLAEYRSQLDPTDLELIENDLRNLKQAMEKGDHANIPQYFKALETSAYRIAETIYTQEQNG; from the coding sequence ATGTCCAAGACTATCGGCATCGATCTGGGCACAACAAACTCTTGCGTAGCTGTCATGGAAGGCAGCAAGCCAGTAGTCATCCCTAACAACGAGGGAGCTCGCACCACTCCATCTGTTGTAGCGTTTACCGACAAAGGTGACAGGCTTGTAGGCCAAATCGCTAAGCGCCAAAGCGTTACCAATGCAGAGAACACGGTCTACTCCGTTAAGCGTTTTATCGGTCGACGTTTTGATGACGAAGAAGTTCAACGCGACAAATCACGAACACCTTTTGAAATCGTCGCCTCCGATCGAGGCGACGCTTGGGTTGCTGCGCGGGGCAAACAATATTCTCCGCCGGAAATCTCCGCCTTTGTTCTGCAAAAAATGAAGGCCACCGCAGAAGAATATATTGGCAGCGAAATCACCAGCGCGGTTATCACGGTTCCTGCATATTTTAACGACAGTCAGCGGCAAGCCACTCGAGACGCTGGTCGCATCGCCGGCTTAAGTGTCGAGCGTATTATCAACGAGCCAACGGCTGCCGCGCTGGCTTACGGGCTTGATCAGCTCGAAGGTAACAAACGCGTTGCAGTTTATGACCTCGGCGGCGGCACCTTTGATATTTCAATTCTCGAACTCTCGGAAGGCGTATTCAACGTTCGCTCAACCAATGGCGACACCCATTTGGGCGGCGAAGATTTTGACTACGTCATCATGGAACATCTTTGTGATCAGTTTCAAAAAGAGACCGGTGTTGACCTCACTCAAGACCGCATGGCCATGCAGCGTATTAAAGAGGCTGCCGAAAAAGCCAAGCATGAGCTTTCCAGTACCACTGAGACCGAAATCAATCTTCCGTTTATTACCGCCGACGACTCTGGGCCTAAGCACCTCTCCTTAACAATGAAGCGAGAAACACTTGAAGAGCTTACGATATCGTTGATCAAGAAAAGTCTGATACCTTGCGGCCAAGCACTTGAAGATGCGGGACTAACAATCGAAGATATCGACGAAATTTTACTGGTCGGTGGTATGACTCGTATGCCGCTGGTTCAGCGAGAAGTCAGTGCGTTCTTCGACAAGGCTCCCAACCGCGAAATCAATCCAGATGAAGTGGTTGCTATTGGTGCCGGCATTCAAGGTGCGGTTCTAAGCGGAGATATCAAAGACGTTCTTCTCCTCGATGTTACGCCGCTTTCTCTTGGCGTTGAAACTGCAGGAGGCGTGTTCACCGCTCTGATCAATCGCAACACCACGGTCCCCACGCGTAAGAGCCAGGTTTTCTCAACGGCACTCGACAACCAATCGATGGTAAACGTTCACGTCCTTCAAGGCGAAAGACCTATGGCTACCGATAACCAAAGCCTTGCTCGCTTTGAACTCATTGGTATTCCACCTGCGCCTCGGGGCGTTCCTCAAATTGAAGTCACCTTTGAGCTAGATGCCAACGGCATCGTAAGCGTCAGCGCACAAGACTTAGGGACAGGACGGAGTCAGTCGGTTCGAATCACCGCACAATCTGGGCTTACAGACGACGAAATCGGATCAATCATTGATGATGCAGGTGCCCACCGCGAGCAAGATATGGCGCGAAAACAAGCCGCCGAACTTACCAACAGCGCCAGAACGCTCATCTACACAACAGAGCAATCTCTAGCAGAGTACCGTTCCCAGCTAGATCCCACAGATTTAGAACTCATTGAAAACGATCTTAGAAATCTCAAGCAGGCGATGGAAAAAGGCGATCACGCGAATATACCGCAATACTTTAAAGCCTTGGAGACCTCTGCATACCGAATCGCAGAAACCATTTATACCCAAGAGCAAAACGGCTAG